Proteins from a genomic interval of Microbacterium abyssi:
- a CDS encoding sigma-70 family RNA polymerase sigma factor yields the protein MNDEELAQRFESARPRLRAIATRLLGSNADADDAVQETWLRLARADASEIENLDAWCTTVVSRISLDMLRAPRSTRERSWNVEPWRDEPVDPAPDLADLVAQSDRVNVALLVVLDALTPAERIAFVLHDVFGQPFDEVAEAVERSPEAARQLASRARRRLRAASAPARADRRRGRALVEAWLTAVQEGDLAALMDLLHDDATLHADYGTTTQTLRGAEKIAAQAVLAARLAAHSTPVLIDGLPGVAAMFGERVVSLMTFEVADGRIIALEVLADPRRL from the coding sequence ATGAACGACGAAGAACTCGCCCAGCGGTTCGAGTCCGCCCGGCCGCGGCTGAGGGCCATCGCGACACGGCTGCTCGGGTCGAACGCCGACGCCGACGATGCCGTGCAGGAGACGTGGCTGCGCCTGGCGCGGGCGGATGCCTCCGAGATCGAGAACCTCGATGCATGGTGCACGACGGTCGTCTCCCGCATCAGCCTCGACATGCTCCGTGCGCCGCGGTCGACCCGGGAGCGCTCCTGGAACGTGGAACCGTGGCGCGACGAGCCCGTCGACCCCGCACCGGATCTCGCAGACCTCGTCGCCCAGTCGGATCGTGTGAACGTCGCCCTCCTCGTCGTCCTGGATGCCCTGACACCTGCCGAGCGCATCGCGTTCGTCCTGCACGACGTCTTCGGGCAGCCTTTCGACGAAGTCGCCGAGGCGGTGGAACGGTCTCCCGAAGCGGCACGCCAGCTGGCTTCCCGGGCGCGGCGGCGACTGCGTGCGGCATCCGCGCCCGCCCGCGCCGACCGGCGTCGCGGACGCGCGCTGGTGGAGGCCTGGCTGACGGCGGTGCAGGAGGGTGATCTCGCGGCCCTCATGGATCTGTTGCACGACGACGCGACGCTGCACGCCGATTACGGCACCACCACTCAGACCCTGCGTGGTGCTGAGAAGATCGCCGCGCAGGCCGTGCTCGCCGCCCGCCTCGCCGCGCATTCCACGCCCGTCCTCATCGACGGTCTGCCCGGCGTCGCCGCGATGTTCGGGGAGCGCGTCGTCTCCCTGATGACGTTCGAGGTGGCAGACGGGCGGATCATCGCCCTGGAGGTGCTCGCCGACCCGCGACGACTGTGA
- a CDS encoding AraC family transcriptional regulator translates to MMSADEILPPIRFCWAGSTSVPAGSTYGPYTTDRWEFIWCLEGSAEVESGDDRFTFTVGSAQLTPPGVCNSYRWTKEARSSYGYAIFTLDADPGWVRFRPGLAGDIVPHLLDHVLWLDSVRPAGWDAASTAALGYAIVAFATGHSATQLDRDLEMPDALIRSLAALRDRWDDASDTPLALDDLARAAGVSREHLSRLYQRYTGMGPMAAIRTLRLARASELLSHTNLGVAEIARAVGFANEFHFSRAFRALAGQSPSSFRRDPDARVDLSVALRRLNTQLPPI, encoded by the coding sequence ATGATGTCTGCCGATGAGATCCTGCCGCCGATCCGCTTCTGCTGGGCCGGCTCGACCTCTGTGCCCGCCGGGTCGACTTACGGTCCGTACACGACCGACCGGTGGGAGTTCATCTGGTGCCTGGAAGGATCGGCGGAGGTCGAGTCGGGTGACGATCGCTTCACGTTCACGGTCGGTTCGGCGCAGCTCACGCCGCCGGGCGTCTGCAACAGCTATCGCTGGACGAAGGAGGCACGCAGCAGCTACGGTTACGCGATTTTCACCCTCGATGCCGACCCCGGCTGGGTGCGTTTCCGCCCCGGCCTGGCGGGTGACATCGTGCCGCATCTGCTCGATCACGTCCTGTGGCTCGACTCGGTGCGCCCAGCCGGATGGGATGCGGCATCCACCGCAGCGCTCGGCTACGCGATCGTCGCCTTCGCGACCGGGCACTCCGCGACTCAGCTCGACCGCGACCTCGAGATGCCCGACGCGCTGATCCGCTCGCTCGCCGCGCTTCGCGACCGGTGGGACGATGCGAGCGACACTCCGCTCGCGTTGGACGACCTCGCGCGGGCGGCGGGCGTGAGCCGCGAGCATCTGTCACGGCTGTATCAGCGCTACACCGGGATGGGGCCGATGGCCGCCATCCGCACGCTGCGCCTCGCGCGAGCCTCCGAGCTGCTGTCGCATACCAATCTGGGTGTCGCAGAGATCGCCCGCGCGGTCGGCTTCGCCAACGAGTTCCACTTCTCGCGGGCCTTCCGAGCTCTCGCCGGCCAGTCGCCATCGTCGTTTCGGCGCGACCCGGATGCTCGGGTCGATCTCTCGGTCGCTCTCCGGCGGCTCAACACTCAGCTGCCGCCGATCTGA
- a CDS encoding ABC transporter ATP-binding protein has protein sequence MLPAHRARQRAERRVENDVLELISDMRDGERTIVAVLHDINQASRFATHLIAMKDGRIVAEGRPGDIVTAELIHELFGLDARVIIDRCTGARWCCRDRAENGEHVLGTLEE, from the coding sequence ATGCTGCCAGCCCACCGAGCGCGCCAGCGCGCTGAGCGCCGCGTCGAGAATGACGTGCTCGAGCTCATCTCGGACATGCGCGACGGCGAACGCACGATCGTCGCGGTGCTGCACGACATCAATCAGGCATCCCGGTTCGCCACTCACCTCATCGCGATGAAGGACGGACGCATCGTCGCCGAGGGCCGACCGGGGGACATCGTCACCGCCGAACTCATCCACGAGCTGTTCGGGCTGGACGCCCGCGTCATCATCGACCGGTGTACGGGTGCCCGGTGGTGCTGCCGGGACAGGGCTGAGAACGGCGAGCACGTCCTGGGTACGCTCGAGGAATGA
- the deoD gene encoding purine-nucleoside phosphorylase, with amino-acid sequence MSTHIAAEPGQIAPVVLFPGDPLRAKWIAETFLTDASLYSDTRGMLGFTGTWEGHRVSVQGSGMGQPSMAIYANELFEEYDVQTIVRVGSCGALTEKVGMRDIIIANGACTDSGINRVRFHGQDYAPVADFSLLRAAVEASESLPLSSAVHVGLLFSSDQFYSTRPELTKPLVEHGALAVEMETSGLYTLAAYYGRRALGICTVSDHLVTGEQTTAQEREQTFGEMIEIALRAATA; translated from the coding sequence ATGAGCACGCACATCGCTGCCGAACCCGGCCAGATCGCCCCCGTCGTCCTGTTCCCCGGCGACCCTCTGCGCGCGAAGTGGATCGCCGAGACGTTCCTCACGGACGCCTCGCTCTACTCCGACACGCGAGGGATGCTGGGATTCACCGGCACCTGGGAAGGCCACCGCGTGTCCGTCCAGGGATCGGGCATGGGACAGCCGTCGATGGCCATCTACGCGAACGAGCTGTTCGAGGAGTACGACGTCCAGACGATCGTGCGCGTCGGATCGTGCGGGGCACTGACCGAGAAGGTCGGGATGCGCGACATCATCATCGCGAACGGCGCGTGCACCGACTCGGGCATCAATCGTGTGCGGTTCCACGGGCAGGACTACGCTCCGGTGGCCGATTTCTCGCTGCTGCGCGCGGCGGTGGAGGCGAGCGAATCGCTGCCGCTGTCGTCGGCGGTTCACGTCGGACTGCTGTTCTCGAGCGACCAGTTCTACAGCACACGGCCCGAGCTCACGAAGCCGCTGGTCGAGCACGGCGCGCTCGCCGTCGAGATGGAGACCAGCGGGCTGTACACGCTGGCGGCGTACTACGGACGCCGGGCGCTCGGCATCTGCACCGTGTCCGACCATCTCGTCACCGGTGAGCAGACGACGGCGCAGGAGCGCGAGCAGACGTTCGGCGAGATGATCGAGATCGCGCTGCGGGCGGCTACGGCCTGA
- a CDS encoding SDR family oxidoreductase, with protein sequence MSTPILVTGGTGNIGRHTVPLLRAEGREVRILSRHPRTDEPGVQYLQGDTVKGTGLERALEGVDTVLHLAGGAKGDDVAARNLVAAARSARVKHLVLISVVGADRMPIGYFRMKAAAEKSFENSGVPFTVLRVAQLHDFALPMVKVLSKMRLAPRGLRFESVGVQEVAERLAELTLGDPAGRVADLAGPQVREVAEMVRAYDRGRGRVHRLLPIRLPGAIGRAYRAGENLAADTATRGTTTWEEFLAHRDPQPASVA encoded by the coding sequence ATGAGCACTCCCATTCTGGTCACAGGCGGCACCGGAAACATCGGGCGGCACACCGTGCCCCTGTTGCGCGCGGAAGGAAGAGAGGTCCGTATCCTCAGCCGGCACCCGCGGACCGACGAACCAGGGGTCCAATATCTGCAAGGCGACACCGTCAAGGGCACCGGGCTCGAACGGGCGCTCGAAGGCGTCGACACCGTGCTTCATCTCGCCGGCGGAGCAAAGGGCGACGACGTCGCCGCACGCAATCTCGTCGCCGCCGCGCGATCGGCCCGTGTGAAGCACCTCGTACTCATCTCGGTCGTGGGCGCCGACCGCATGCCGATCGGCTACTTCCGGATGAAGGCCGCGGCCGAGAAGTCGTTCGAGAACTCGGGCGTTCCGTTCACGGTGCTGCGCGTCGCGCAACTGCACGACTTCGCGCTGCCGATGGTGAAGGTGCTCTCGAAGATGCGGCTCGCACCGCGTGGGCTGCGTTTCGAGTCGGTCGGGGTGCAGGAGGTCGCCGAGCGGCTGGCCGAGCTCACCCTGGGCGATCCGGCCGGCCGCGTCGCGGACCTGGCGGGCCCGCAGGTGCGAGAGGTCGCCGAGATGGTGCGCGCGTATGACCGCGGGCGCGGGCGCGTGCATCGGCTGCTGCCGATCCGGCTGCCCGGTGCCATCGGGCGGGCATATCGCGCCGGGGAGAATCTCGCTGCCGACACCGCGACGCGGGGCACGACGACGTGGGAGGAGTTCCTCGCACATCGCGACCCGCAGCCGGCATCGGTCGCGTGA